One window of the Thermomicrobiales bacterium genome contains the following:
- a CDS encoding nitroreductase family protein encodes MEFADVVRKRRMVRHFRPDPIDPEIVDELMRLAQRAPSAGFTQGQSFIIVTDPDLRKEVARCCGEEEHYEDAFGHPWVSEAPLQAIPCVSEAAYHRRYQESDKVQGDGSEIEWPVPFWFIDIGCSVQTLLLAVVDNGLAAGYAGIPDTPRLKALLGIPDEVTPVGVIPIGYPDQDVPSPSLKRGRRSLDDFVHRERW; translated from the coding sequence ATGGAATTTGCCGATGTCGTCCGGAAGCGGCGGATGGTCCGGCACTTCAGGCCAGACCCGATCGACCCCGAGATAGTCGACGAATTGATGCGGCTCGCTCAGCGCGCGCCGAGCGCGGGCTTCACCCAGGGTCAGTCGTTCATCATCGTGACCGATCCCGATTTGCGCAAAGAAGTTGCTCGCTGCTGCGGCGAGGAAGAGCACTATGAGGACGCGTTCGGGCATCCCTGGGTGTCCGAAGCCCCGCTGCAAGCAATCCCTTGCGTCAGTGAGGCGGCCTACCATCGCCGCTATCAGGAGTCGGACAAGGTTCAGGGTGATGGCAGCGAGATCGAGTGGCCGGTGCCGTTCTGGTTTATCGATATCGGCTGCTCGGTGCAGACACTCCTGCTGGCCGTCGTCGACAATGGGCTGGCGGCCGGGTATGCCGGTATCCCGGATACTCCTCGGCTGAAGGCACTGCTTGGCATCCCGGATGAGGTCACGCCGGTTGGCGTCATCCCGATCGGTTACCCCGACCAGGATGTTCCGTCGCCGTCACTGAAGCGAGGGCGCAGGTCGCTCGACGATTTCGTCCATCGCGAACGCTGGTAG
- a CDS encoding EAL domain-containing protein, producing MTTNRDRSPRAGIRRWNPDRSYSTTPDAEQSGLDGEFAYLPVVAYQAQGQYLDPAIRLVSVTRTIHNLVGYTPAEWIDDGLWERAIHPDDHDRVIAAWAARNPQEPGESIEYRLIARDGAVVWVRDEVIPEVRDDRNLTLSGILLDITKQKALEIALQSNESRFFAAFEDAGIPLAISGLDGRLQRVNHPYCELFGYDADELVGMDTRVLLVPQHHKNSQTIQQDLIAGRIRSAQNERQLRRKDGSSIWAVITVSLLRDAEGQPTHLLAQLQDLSEQRRTDAALQEANERYRTLVDHLPDIITRIDRDFRHLYINPAAEAVIGIPPARWIGRTMREMDLIDPLCDTVERLVAQVIATGAEATDDFRYISADMTRDFEIQMIPETSGDGTVDTVLAIGREVTARVHVREQLEFEATHDVLTGLLNRRGFLDRLGLAIAEDVSHTRSLAVLFIDLDDFKEVNDSHGHAAGDQVLIDVGQRLSSLIDTAGAVARLGGDEFAMMIGTPDAEAVAITAARNILETLRYPFIMNRTAIELSASIGIAVRSTVLDRPVDLLRWADIAMYQAKSIGKHCFVQFESARYPEDAARPEWERALRQAIATDELTLDYQPIVDLTTGEIVAHEALARWRHPRFGLVPPEAFIPFADEIGLAGAVTGWVLRRACADALGWPTQGAGNPPTVVVNLSSRQLADPDTSDTLAQILETTGLAPSRLVLDIPEQALMHHATAIRDRIHQLAELGVRIAIDNFGRGYTSLSCLRSCGIDAIKIDRSFISSLPDDPDSATIVRAIIGLAQPFGVRTIAVGVETEAQARWLRELGCDQAQGFAFGEPARFRDISRPRP from the coding sequence ATGACGACCAATCGCGATCGGAGTCCGCGGGCAGGCATCCGGCGCTGGAATCCAGACAGGTCGTATTCGACTACCCCGGACGCCGAACAATCGGGACTCGATGGAGAGTTTGCCTACCTGCCGGTAGTTGCCTATCAGGCTCAAGGGCAGTATCTCGATCCGGCGATCCGGCTTGTCTCCGTCACACGCACTATTCACAATCTCGTCGGGTACACGCCTGCTGAGTGGATCGATGACGGACTCTGGGAACGTGCGATCCATCCCGACGATCACGACCGTGTCATCGCCGCCTGGGCTGCCCGAAATCCACAAGAGCCCGGCGAGTCAATCGAGTATCGCCTCATCGCCCGCGACGGCGCGGTTGTCTGGGTTCGCGACGAGGTCATTCCCGAGGTTCGTGATGACCGCAACCTCACCCTGTCGGGCATATTGCTCGATATCACAAAGCAGAAGGCGCTTGAGATCGCTCTCCAGTCGAACGAGTCACGCTTTTTTGCCGCATTCGAGGACGCCGGTATCCCGTTGGCGATCTCCGGTCTGGATGGTCGCCTCCAGCGGGTCAATCACCCATACTGCGAGCTGTTCGGCTATGACGCTGACGAGCTCGTCGGCATGGACACCCGTGTACTCCTCGTCCCCCAGCATCACAAGAATTCACAAACGATTCAGCAGGATCTGATTGCCGGGCGCATCCGGTCGGCTCAGAACGAGCGCCAGCTGCGGCGCAAGGACGGGTCGTCCATCTGGGCAGTCATCACCGTTTCGCTCCTGCGTGATGCGGAAGGGCAGCCAACCCATCTGCTGGCTCAGCTGCAGGATCTGAGCGAACAGCGGCGAACCGACGCCGCGCTGCAAGAGGCGAACGAACGGTATCGGACGCTGGTCGATCATCTGCCAGATATCATCACCCGGATCGATCGCGATTTCCGGCACCTCTATATCAACCCCGCGGCCGAGGCGGTGATCGGCATCCCGCCAGCACGCTGGATCGGACGGACGATGCGCGAGATGGATCTCATCGATCCGCTCTGCGACACCGTCGAGCGGCTCGTCGCCCAGGTCATCGCCACCGGCGCCGAGGCGACCGACGATTTCCGCTACATCAGCGCCGATATGACACGCGACTTCGAGATTCAGATGATCCCAGAGACGAGCGGAGACGGGACGGTCGACACTGTGCTCGCGATCGGCCGCGAGGTGACCGCTCGTGTCCACGTTCGGGAGCAGCTGGAATTCGAGGCGACCCACGATGTGCTGACCGGGCTGCTCAACCGGCGCGGATTTCTGGACCGCCTCGGGTTGGCCATTGCCGAAGATGTCAGCCACACACGATCCCTCGCGGTGCTGTTCATCGATCTTGATGACTTCAAGGAAGTGAACGACAGCCACGGTCATGCGGCCGGCGACCAGGTGCTGATCGATGTCGGGCAGCGCCTCTCCTCGCTGATTGATACCGCGGGAGCGGTCGCGCGTCTGGGCGGAGATGAGTTCGCCATGATGATTGGCACGCCCGACGCCGAAGCGGTCGCAATAACGGCTGCTCGCAACATCCTTGAAACGCTCCGCTATCCATTCATCATGAATCGGACCGCCATCGAGCTCAGCGCCAGCATCGGGATTGCCGTGCGTTCGACAGTGCTCGATCGGCCTGTCGACTTGCTGCGCTGGGCCGACATTGCGATGTATCAGGCGAAGTCGATCGGCAAGCACTGCTTCGTCCAGTTCGAATCGGCGCGCTACCCCGAGGATGCGGCGCGGCCCGAATGGGAGCGAGCGCTTCGTCAGGCAATCGCAACGGACGAGCTGACGCTCGACTACCAGCCGATCGTCGATCTCACGACCGGAGAGATCGTCGCGCACGAGGCACTCGCGCGATGGCGTCACCCGAGGTTCGGGCTGGTGCCGCCGGAAGCATTCATCCCATTCGCGGATGAGATCGGTCTCGCGGGCGCGGTCACGGGCTGGGTGCTCCGGAGAGCCTGCGCCGACGCCCTCGGATGGCCGACGCAGGGCGCAGGGAATCCGCCGACCGTTGTCGTGAACCTGTCTTCCCGCCAGCTCGCGGACCCCGACACGAGCGACACACTGGCCCAGATACTGGAAACGACGGGGCTCGCGCCATCGCGGCTGGTTCTCGATATCCCGGAACAGGCTCTGATGCATCACGCGACAGCCATCCGCGACCGTATTCATCAACTGGCCGAGCTCGGTGTTCGCATCGCGATCGACAACTTCGGCCGTGGTTACACGTCGCTCAGCTGCCTGCGCAGCTGTGGGATCGACGCAATCAAGATCGATCGATCGTTCATCAGCAGCCTGCCCGACGATCCGGACAGCGCCACGATCGTACGGGCCATCATCGGGCTAGCGCAACCATTCGGGGTTCGGACAATTGCGGTCGGCGTCGAGACTGAGGCGCAGGCGCGCTGGCTCCGCGAGCTCGGCTGCGATCAGGCACAGGGCTTTGCGTTCGGAGAGCCAGCCCGGTTCCGCGATATCAGCCGACCGAGGCCATAG
- a CDS encoding PLP-dependent aminotransferase family protein has product MNWDRLVAQRAPEIHGWLKATLPALEQMWAAKGLIYLSNGAPAIEQIPIARLRQAHADAWEEPEEALSYGDGGGYPPLRQEIARRMAGRGVSVATDQILVTNGSQQGLDLVGRALLDPGDIVIVEGPSYFGAMQAFDAYEIGYRVAPADEHGLIPEALEPLLYEEPRPKILYTIPTFQNPTGTTIPDGRRRAILAMTRAANVAVVEDDPYGDIYFTPDPVRPLRSLDPDVIYLGTFSKTLAPALRMGWMIAPEAVLRLAFWSKEGIDMMSDRFVQRAVVRTVENGWLDHYLDGARAFYRERRDALLAALEREMPDGVTWTQPEGGFFLWVSLPEGYSSDDLLVLAVEEGVGFLPGSCFFPEPAPHRGFRLSYPSPDSETIAEGVRRLGVATRRLLGA; this is encoded by the coding sequence ATGAACTGGGATCGGCTCGTTGCGCAGCGGGCGCCTGAAATCCACGGCTGGCTCAAGGCAACGCTGCCAGCACTCGAACAGATGTGGGCAGCCAAGGGGTTGATCTATCTGTCGAATGGCGCGCCCGCAATCGAGCAAATCCCGATCGCCCGTCTTCGTCAGGCGCACGCGGACGCCTGGGAGGAGCCGGAAGAGGCGCTTTCCTATGGCGATGGAGGCGGCTACCCACCGCTGCGCCAGGAGATCGCCCGCCGGATGGCCGGCCGCGGCGTCTCGGTAGCCACGGACCAGATCCTCGTTACCAACGGATCGCAGCAAGGCCTCGATCTTGTCGGGCGCGCGCTGCTCGATCCCGGGGACATCGTCATCGTCGAGGGACCCAGCTACTTCGGCGCAATGCAGGCCTTCGATGCGTACGAGATCGGCTATCGGGTCGCGCCGGCCGACGAGCATGGGCTAATCCCCGAGGCGCTCGAGCCGCTGCTCTACGAAGAACCGCGGCCGAAGATCCTCTACACCATCCCGACGTTCCAGAACCCGACTGGCACAACGATTCCCGACGGCCGGCGGCGAGCAATCCTGGCAATGACCCGCGCAGCCAACGTGGCGGTCGTCGAGGATGATCCGTATGGAGATATCTACTTCACGCCCGATCCAGTTCGACCACTGCGGTCGCTCGATCCAGACGTGATCTACCTGGGCACATTCTCGAAGACACTCGCCCCAGCGCTTCGAATGGGCTGGATGATCGCGCCAGAGGCCGTGTTGCGGCTCGCGTTCTGGTCGAAGGAGGGGATCGACATGATGTCCGATCGCTTCGTCCAGCGCGCGGTGGTGCGGACCGTCGAGAACGGCTGGCTCGACCACTACCTCGACGGGGCTCGCGCCTTCTATCGCGAGCGACGCGACGCGCTACTGGCCGCGCTCGAGCGCGAGATGCCCGATGGCGTAACGTGGACGCAGCCCGAGGGTGGGTTCTTCCTCTGGGTCAGCCTTCCAGAGGGATATAGCTCCGACGATCTGTTGGTGCTGGCCGTCGAGGAAGGGGTCGGCTTTCTGCCGGGCTCCTGCTTTTTCCCCGAGCCCGCCCCACATCGAGGATTCCGGCTATCGTACCCGAGCCCCGACTCCGAGACGATTGCCGAGGGGGTTCGACGACTCGGGGTCGCAACCCGCCGTCTTCTCGGAGCATAG
- the alaXM gene encoding alanyl-tRNA editing protein AlaXM: protein MTVMLHLDDSYLRSFDATVTAISGDGIVLDRTAFYPTGGGQPHDTGRLAAGGEEWRVIDVIKRDGDVIHTLEPGVAPTAVGETVHGEIDWERRYRLMRTHTALHVLCGVVFREFGALVTGGNMGLDKARMDFELEDLSAERVSRIERLANDVIHDGRAVSWRTLPRDEAFRIPDLIRTKINLLPASISQVRVVEIEGLDLQADGGAHVHNTSEVGGIRVIGTRSKGRINKRLEIELIDEVNGVGER, encoded by the coding sequence ATGACTGTGATGCTCCATCTCGACGACTCCTACCTGCGTTCGTTCGACGCGACCGTCACCGCGATCAGCGGCGATGGGATCGTGCTCGACAGGACGGCGTTCTATCCAACCGGCGGCGGCCAGCCGCACGATACCGGCAGGCTCGCAGCTGGCGGCGAGGAGTGGCGCGTCATCGACGTCATCAAGCGCGACGGCGATGTCATCCACACCCTGGAGCCCGGCGTCGCGCCGACGGCCGTCGGGGAGACCGTCCATGGCGAGATCGACTGGGAGCGACGCTACCGATTGATGCGCACCCACACCGCCCTCCACGTCCTCTGCGGCGTCGTCTTCCGCGAGTTCGGCGCGCTCGTCACTGGCGGTAACATGGGACTCGACAAGGCGCGTATGGACTTCGAGCTGGAGGATCTCTCGGCCGAACGCGTCAGCCGCATCGAGCGCCTCGCCAACGACGTGATTCATGACGGGCGCGCCGTGTCCTGGCGGACGCTGCCCCGAGACGAGGCGTTCCGGATCCCCGACCTCATCCGGACGAAGATCAACCTTCTTCCGGCGTCGATCTCCCAGGTGCGAGTTGTCGAGATCGAGGGTCTGGATCTTCAAGCAGATGGCGGCGCCCACGTCCACAATACCAGCGAGGTTGGTGGCATTCGGGTGATCGGCACGCGGTCGAAGGGCCGCATCAACAAGCGGCTCGAGATCGAGCTCATCGACGAAGTGAATGGGGTGGGGGAACGATGA
- a CDS encoding serine hydrolase domain-containing protein, translated as MPEQAGVDRLLAAASTLVAQSGASGAAVAVWRDGRPILEAGIGTADLAGTMPLDAHARFPVYSVTRTLIAARILRLVEHGAVALSVGVSHPLFAEPAYGLGRLISRNRAGSPNAKPCA; from the coding sequence ATGCCGGAACAAGCAGGCGTCGATCGCCTGCTGGCGGCTGCGTCGACGCTCGTCGCCCAGAGCGGCGCGTCCGGCGCGGCCGTCGCTGTCTGGCGCGACGGCCGGCCGATCCTCGAAGCAGGGATCGGAACGGCTGACCTGGCCGGGACGATGCCGCTGGACGCACACGCCCGCTTCCCGGTCTACAGCGTCACCAGGACCCTCATCGCCGCGAGGATCTTGCGGCTCGTCGAGCATGGCGCTGTCGCGCTCTCGGTTGGCGTGTCGCACCCATTGTTCGCCGAGCCTGCCTATGGCCTCGGTCGGCTGATATCGCGGAACCGGGCTGGCTCTCCGAACGCAAAGCCCTGTGCCTGA
- a CDS encoding ArgE/DapE family deacylase, giving the protein MTVTNIEAARERLFAEIDRREGELIELIQQLVRCKSTLGNEAEPQQIIADYIRESGVEPDVWDLNDAVLALPGAGNSGVPFAGRPNVAAVYPGVGNGRSLILNGHIDVVSSEPDTNWTRDPWAASIEGRRMYGRGAYDMKCGTALNVFLARLIRDIDIQLGGDLIVESIIEEECTGNGALAACFRDGADSARYRADAAIISEPTDGRYIAAHVGVIWFRVNVLGESAHAAVAWKGVNAIYRMMPIIEELRALDAEMNTESHPDYAGIEHPINLNVGVIRGGDWPSSVAGECAIECRLSMFPGVTVEETRSRVVAAIDRAIERDGWLSQHPPTIEWYGFQSPGSIIAPEEEIVQTLARHHLALRGDALLPINMTGTTDMRNFNVYSGIPAFCYGPSGFGAHAADEWLDLDSLIPTARVIGATILDWCGVTRA; this is encoded by the coding sequence ATGACGGTGACGAACATCGAGGCGGCCAGGGAGCGGCTCTTCGCCGAGATCGACCGGCGAGAGGGTGAGCTGATCGAGCTGATTCAGCAGCTGGTGCGCTGCAAATCCACGCTCGGCAACGAGGCGGAGCCACAGCAGATCATCGCCGACTATATCCGCGAGAGCGGCGTCGAGCCAGATGTCTGGGATCTGAACGACGCGGTTCTGGCGCTGCCGGGGGCCGGGAACAGCGGCGTCCCGTTCGCCGGCCGGCCAAACGTCGCCGCCGTCTATCCGGGCGTTGGCAACGGCCGCTCGCTGATCCTCAATGGCCACATCGATGTCGTCAGCTCCGAGCCGGACACGAACTGGACCCGCGACCCGTGGGCGGCATCGATCGAGGGCAGACGGATGTACGGCCGTGGCGCCTACGACATGAAGTGCGGCACGGCGCTCAACGTCTTTCTTGCCCGCCTGATCCGCGACATCGACATTCAGCTCGGTGGCGACCTCATCGTCGAGAGCATCATCGAGGAGGAGTGCACCGGTAACGGAGCGCTGGCCGCCTGCTTCCGCGACGGCGCGGATTCGGCGCGCTACCGCGCCGACGCGGCAATCATCAGCGAGCCAACCGATGGACGCTACATCGCCGCGCATGTCGGCGTCATCTGGTTCCGCGTCAACGTCCTCGGCGAGAGCGCTCACGCGGCGGTCGCCTGGAAAGGTGTCAACGCGATCTATCGGATGATGCCGATCATCGAGGAGCTGCGCGCGCTCGACGCCGAGATGAACACCGAAAGCCACCCCGATTATGCCGGCATCGAGCACCCGATCAACCTGAACGTCGGCGTTATCCGCGGTGGAGACTGGCCGTCGAGCGTGGCCGGCGAATGCGCAATCGAGTGCCGCCTGTCGATGTTTCCCGGCGTGACGGTCGAGGAAACACGCTCGCGCGTGGTCGCTGCCATCGACCGAGCCATCGAGCGCGATGGCTGGCTCAGCCAGCACCCGCCGACGATCGAGTGGTACGGCTTCCAGAGCCCCGGCTCGATCATCGCGCCCGAGGAGGAGATCGTCCAGACCCTCGCTCGCCATCATCTCGCGCTGCGCGGCGACGCGCTCTTGCCAATCAACATGACCGGAACGACAGATATGCGCAACTTCAACGTCTACTCCGGCATCCCCGCGTTCTGCTACGGGCCAAGTGGTTTCGGCGCGCACGCGGCCGACGAGTGGCTCGACCTCGACTCGCTTATTCCGACGGCGCGGGTCATCGGCGCGACGATCCTTGACTGGTGCGGAGTGACCCGCGCTTGA